The sequence TGTTTCCAATTTCAACGATATATCCTTTTTCAACAGACAGGTTAAGATAGCATTGAGGAACACCGGTTTAATTGACCCTATGGTTATCGAAGAATATATAGCTCAGGATGGATACGCTGCCCTGGCAAAGGTGTTGAGCCAAATGACTCCAGATGAAGTAATAGAAGAGGTCAAAAAATCCGGTCTTAGAGGAAGGGGCGGCGGCGGTTTCCCCACAGGTCTGAAATGGAAATTTACAGCGAAGGCTAAAGGGTCGCCGAAATATGTGGTTTGTAATGCCGATGAGGGGGATCCGGGAGCCTTTATGGACAGGAGTATATTAGAAGGAGACCCCTTCAGCGTAATTGAAGCAATGACTATTGCCGGATATGCGGTAGGGGCAAATCAGGGTTTCGTCTACGTTAGGGCAGAATACCCACTGGCAGTTTCCCGCCTGACCCATGCCATTGAAAAGGCAAGGGAATACGGTCTTTTAGGTGAAAATATAATGGGAACGGGCTTCAGTTTTGACCTCGATATAAGGGTCGGTGCGGGGGCATTCGTTTGCGGTGAAGAAACAGCACTGCTGGCCTCTATAGAAGGCAAAAGGGGAGAACCCAGACCGAGACCCCCCTTCCCGGCAAATGAGGGATTGTGGGGTAAACCGACCCTTATCAATAATGTTGAAACATATGCAAATATACCCGTTATAATACTGAAGGGCGGGGAATGGTTCAGTAAGCTGGGTACCGAAAACAGCAAAGGAACTAAAGTCTTCGCTTTAGCCGGCAAAATAAACAATACCGGGCTGGTTGAAATACCTATGGGCACCTCGCTGGGTGAGATAATATATGATATAGGGGGAGGTATTCCCAACAGGAAGAAATTCAAGGCAGCCCAGACGGGAGGGCCATCAGGCGGATGTATTCCGAAGGAATACCTGAATACACCTATTGATTATGATTCCCTGAAAGAATTGGGAACCATAATGGGGTCCGGAGGTCTAATAGTCGTTGATGAGGATACGTGTATGGTAGATTTTGCCAGGTTCTTTCTGGAATTTGTTCAGGATGAGTCCTGCGGAAAGTGTGCTCCGTGCAGGATGGGTACCAAAAGGATGCTTGAAATCCTCGATAGGATTACCAAAGGCCAGGGGAAAGAGGGGGATATTGAGCTCCTGGAGGAACTAGGGCATATCATAAAAGAAACAGCTTTGTGCGGTTTAGGGCAGACAGCTCCCAACCCTGTTCTGAGCACCATCCGGTATTTCAGGGATGAATATGAAGCACATATAAAATATAAAAAGTGCCCGGCATCGGTTTGCGCGACCATGTTCATTTCTCCCTGCCAGAATTCATGCCCCGCAGGAGTTGATGTCCCCAGATATATTGCCGCTATAAGGGATGAAAGATTTGCCGAATCGGTGGCAATTATAAAGGAAAACAATCCTTTACCGGCAGTTTGCGGCAGGGTATGTCACCATCCGTGTGAATCCAAATGTAAGAGATCGCAAATTGATGACCCTATAGCCATCAGGATGTTGAAACGCTTTGCCGCTGATTACGAGCTTAAACACCCCGAAGAGACAAAAATCAGCAAAAAAACTGATAACGGCCATAAGGTTGCAATAATAGGGGCGGGGCCTGCAGGTTTGACGGCATCCTATTATTTAGCTCTTGAAGGTTATGATGTAACAATATATGAGTCATTACCTGTAGCAGGTGGAATGCTGGCCGTAGGGATCCCTGAATACAGGCTGCCCCAAAAGCTTTTAGAGGCAGAAATAAATTCAATAACAAAATTGGGCGTTAAAATAAAGACGGGTATAACTGTCGGTAAAGATATATCTCTGGATGAGCTCAGAGAACAAAATGATGCCGTCTTTATAGCAATTGGTGCCCACAAGGAAAACAGGATAAATATACCCGGTGAGGATATGAAAGGGGTATATCGGGGAACGGAGTTTCTTAGAAAGGTAAATTTAGATGAAAAGATTGAAGTCGGGAAAAAGGTAGCGGTAATAGGCGGCGGGAATGTAGCGGTCGATGCTGCAAGAACTGCTGCAAGATTGGGCGGCGGTGAAGTGCACATCTTTTATCGGAGGACCAGGGAAGATATGACGGCCAATTTCAGTGAAATAGAAGAAGCAGAAAAAGAAGGGATAAAAATCCATTTCCTTACAGCACCTACGGCAATTCTTGGAGATAACGGTATGGTTGAAAAACTTGAGTGTATTAAAATGAACCTGGGCGAATTCGATTCCAGCGGTAGGAGGAAACCCGTTCCTGACCCAGAGTCTAAGTTTTTAGTTGATATAGATACGGTAATTATCGCTGTAGGCCAATCCCCGGATTTAGATGCACTAAATACCGAACCTGATACAATAGAGACCGGCAGAGGAGGTACTATAATTGTAGATAATGATACACTGATGACTAAAATTCCGGGGGTGTTTGCAGGAGGAGACTGTACACTCGGCCCTTCAATGGTTATTGATGCAATAGCCCTTGGAAGGAAAGGGGCATTTGCCATTGACAGATATTTAGGCGGGGATGCAGAACAGCGCTGGAACCAAGAAAAGGAGAGAAAACAGACTCATCCTATACATGAAGAGCCTATGCCCCGCTGCAGGATAGATACGCTTGACCCGTATCAGAGGGAAGGCAACTTTATTGAAGTTGAGCTAGGTTTAACCAAGGAGGCAGCCTTGTATGAAGCCAGCCGCTGCCTGAGATGCGATATTAAGGATTAAAGGAGGGCTATTATGGGGATGATTACATTAACGATAAATGATAAAAAGGTTCAGGTTGAAGAGGGTTCAACTATCCTTGAGGCAGCACAAAAGGCTGGAATATATATACCGACACTTTGCTATCTGGAAGAAATCAATATAATGGGGGCATGCAGACTATGCGTCGTGGAGGTGGAAGGGGCAAAGACGTTACAGGCATCGTGTGTTACCCCTGCAGCGGAGGGGATGGTAGTAAGAACTAATACCCCTTTCCTGAGAAAGGCCCGAAAGGCTATTTTGGAACTGCTGCTTTCTGACCATCCTTTTGAATGCCTGACATGTATCAGGAGCGGTAATTGTGAGCTCCAAAAGCTGGCGGAAGAATTCAATATAAGAGAAATACCTTATCACGGAGAAAAATCTGACTTTAAACCGGATACATCTACTCCATCTATAATAAGGGATACCAATAAATGTATTCTCTGTCGGCGGTGTATAAGTGCCTGCAGCAATGTTCAGAGAGTGGGGATTCTTTATCCGAATGAAAGGGGTTTCAAAACCTTTATAGGCCCTCCCTTTGGAGAGAATCTTAAGGATATGCCCTGTGCCCTTTGCGGGCAATGTGTGCTGGCATGCCCAACAGGTGCTCTCCATGAAAAGGAAGATATAGATGAGGTCTGGAAAGCCCTTGAGGACCCTAATAAACACGTAATAGTTCAGACAGCACCTGCTATCAGGGTTTCGGTCGGTGAAGCAATGGGAATGGACCCCGGTTCCATTGTAACGGGGAAGATGGTAGCTGCCCTTAGAAGGCTGGGTTTTGACAGGGTGTTTGATACCGATTTTGCTGCAGATTTAACAATAATGGAAGAAGGCCATGAATTCCTGGATAGGCTTAAAAATGGAGGGAAGTTACCCCTTATGACATCGTGCAGCCCGGGATGGGTAAAGTTTTGCGAACATCACTATCCCGATTTCCTCGAAAATATTTCAACATGCAAATCACCCCAGCAGATGTTCGGGGCCCTTGCAAAAACCTATTATGCCAACAAGATGCGGATAGATCCCAAGAATATCTTTGTCGTTTCAATAATGCCGTGTACTGCCAAAAAATTCGAGTGTAAAAGACCGGAGATGACCGATAGCGGTTATCTGGATGTGGATGTTTCCCTTACGGTAAGGGAAGTTGCGAAGATGTTCAAACAGGCAGGAATTAACTTCGATACCCTTCCTGAGGAGGAATTCGATGCTCCCCTCGGAATATCAACGGGTGCAGCTGCTATTTTCGGGGCTACCGGCGGTGTTATGGAAGCCGCTTTAAGGACGGTATATGAAGTGGTAACCGGTGAAACACTGCAAAATCTGGATTTCGAAGATGTAAGGGGGCTCAAAGGGGTCAAAGAGGCGAGCGTAAATCTTCCCGGAATAACGGTAAAGGTTGCCGTAGCGCACGGTTTGGCCAATGCCAGAGACCTTCTTGACCAGCTTAGGAGTGGGGAAAAGGAGTACCATTTTATTGAAATAATGGCCTGTCCCGGAGGCTGTATAGGGGGTGGAGGCCAGCCAATACCTACAAATACTGAGACAAGGAAAAGGAGAATAGAGGCTATATACAACGTGGATAAGAACATGGCTATAAGGAAATCCCATGAAAACCCGGCTATAAAAAAATTATATAAAGAATTTCTTATAAAGCCGCTGGGGCATAAGTCTCATGAACTCCTCCACACAGAGTATTATCAAAGAATAAAATATTAATTATTAATTCCATTCCCCATGATAACGGTGTTTAAAGA is a genomic window of Koleobacter methoxysyntrophicus containing:
- a CDS encoding NADH-dependent [FeFe] hydrogenase, group A6 — its product is MGMITLTINDKKVQVEEGSTILEAAQKAGIYIPTLCYLEEINIMGACRLCVVEVEGAKTLQASCVTPAAEGMVVRTNTPFLRKARKAILELLLSDHPFECLTCIRSGNCELQKLAEEFNIREIPYHGEKSDFKPDTSTPSIIRDTNKCILCRRCISACSNVQRVGILYPNERGFKTFIGPPFGENLKDMPCALCGQCVLACPTGALHEKEDIDEVWKALEDPNKHVIVQTAPAIRVSVGEAMGMDPGSIVTGKMVAALRRLGFDRVFDTDFAADLTIMEEGHEFLDRLKNGGKLPLMTSCSPGWVKFCEHHYPDFLENISTCKSPQQMFGALAKTYYANKMRIDPKNIFVVSIMPCTAKKFECKRPEMTDSGYLDVDVSLTVREVAKMFKQAGINFDTLPEEEFDAPLGISTGAAAIFGATGGVMEAALRTVYEVVTGETLQNLDFEDVRGLKGVKEASVNLPGITVKVAVAHGLANARDLLDQLRSGEKEYHFIEIMACPGGCIGGGGQPIPTNTETRKRRIEAIYNVDKNMAIRKSHENPAIKKLYKEFLIKPLGHKSHELLHTEYYQRIKY
- the nuoF gene encoding NADH-quinone oxidoreductase subunit NuoF, which codes for MRLYRSHVLVCGGAGCISSGCKKVQEALIEEIKKLNLEKEIKVITTGCMGPCDLGPVMIIYPEGVFYKKVQVGDVEEIARRHLLEGEIVERLLYKSPKTGEAVSNFNDISFFNRQVKIALRNTGLIDPMVIEEYIAQDGYAALAKVLSQMTPDEVIEEVKKSGLRGRGGGGFPTGLKWKFTAKAKGSPKYVVCNADEGDPGAFMDRSILEGDPFSVIEAMTIAGYAVGANQGFVYVRAEYPLAVSRLTHAIEKAREYGLLGENIMGTGFSFDLDIRVGAGAFVCGEETALLASIEGKRGEPRPRPPFPANEGLWGKPTLINNVETYANIPVIILKGGEWFSKLGTENSKGTKVFALAGKINNTGLVEIPMGTSLGEIIYDIGGGIPNRKKFKAAQTGGPSGGCIPKEYLNTPIDYDSLKELGTIMGSGGLIVVDEDTCMVDFARFFLEFVQDESCGKCAPCRMGTKRMLEILDRITKGQGKEGDIELLEELGHIIKETALCGLGQTAPNPVLSTIRYFRDEYEAHIKYKKCPASVCATMFISPCQNSCPAGVDVPRYIAAIRDERFAESVAIIKENNPLPAVCGRVCHHPCESKCKRSQIDDPIAIRMLKRFAADYELKHPEETKISKKTDNGHKVAIIGAGPAGLTASYYLALEGYDVTIYESLPVAGGMLAVGIPEYRLPQKLLEAEINSITKLGVKIKTGITVGKDISLDELREQNDAVFIAIGAHKENRINIPGEDMKGVYRGTEFLRKVNLDEKIEVGKKVAVIGGGNVAVDAARTAARLGGGEVHIFYRRTREDMTANFSEIEEAEKEGIKIHFLTAPTAILGDNGMVEKLECIKMNLGEFDSSGRRKPVPDPESKFLVDIDTVIIAVGQSPDLDALNTEPDTIETGRGGTIIVDNDTLMTKIPGVFAGGDCTLGPSMVIDAIALGRKGAFAIDRYLGGDAEQRWNQEKERKQTHPIHEEPMPRCRIDTLDPYQREGNFIEVELGLTKEAALYEASRCLRCDIKD